The proteins below are encoded in one region of Methanosarcina barkeri 3:
- a CDS encoding LysE family transporter, with the protein MLTIEVLEALLLGFSVGLTGALVPGPMLFATIEISLKKGWLAGPQVVFGHMLVEAVLYVLILLGAASLVDSDMISLIFLLGGLSLLVFGLLTLKEARSTSSYVKTSKESPGLKLFSNPSLIGLVTSVSNPYFWIWWLTAGGALVLKEYELGVIIAMAYMIGHWTADLGWFTVVSGSFGHGKTLLSQKMHRYILYTCGVFLIIFGLYFMLNYNNSIHLS; encoded by the coding sequence ATGCTAACAATTGAAGTTTTGGAAGCTCTTCTTTTAGGTTTCTCTGTAGGGCTTACAGGCGCACTCGTTCCTGGCCCGATGCTTTTTGCAACTATAGAGATTTCGTTGAAGAAAGGCTGGCTTGCAGGCCCACAGGTGGTATTCGGGCATATGCTCGTGGAAGCTGTGCTCTATGTGTTGATTCTGTTAGGAGCTGCTTCGCTTGTCGATAGTGACATGATTTCTTTAATTTTCCTTCTAGGAGGGCTTTCACTTCTGGTATTTGGGCTTCTTACTTTAAAGGAAGCAAGATCTACATCTTCGTATGTGAAAACTTCTAAGGAATCTCCAGGCTTGAAGCTTTTTTCTAATCCTAGCTTGATTGGTCTTGTTACTTCGGTTTCTAACCCATACTTCTGGATCTGGTGGCTGACTGCTGGTGGTGCACTTGTACTTAAGGAGTATGAATTAGGAGTCATAATAGCAATGGCTTATATGATCGGACACTGGACTGCAGACCTGGGCTGGTTTACTGTCGTATCCGGATCGTTCGGCCATGGTAAAACCCTGCTTTCCCAAAAAATGCATAGATATATTCTTTATACCTGTGGGGTATTCCTGATAATTTTTGGGTTGTACTTCATGCTTAACTACAATAACTCGATTCACTTATCCTGA